The genomic interval CATTGACCCGCAGCTCGCGGAAGCGCGACCAGTTGGTCCACTGCACATCTGCCATCACCGCCCAGCGGTCGGTGACCTCGTGGTACAAGCCGATGGAGGCGATGTCCGGCGTGGTCAGGTCGGCGTTGATGCTCTGGCTGGGCAGGGCGCCGGCAAGCGAGGCCGGCAGGCCGGTGAAGGAAATGGTGCCGGTCAGCGTGTGCTTCACCGCCGAGCGGTAGGAGAGGCCGACGCGGGTGCCCTTCACCGGTTCGATCAGGGCGCCGAGCGTGAAGCCCCAGCCCCAATCGTCTCCGGTCATGTCGCTCTTGACGTCGAGCGAGCCGGGGCGGCCGAGGCGGCTGGCGCCGAAGTCGGAGGCCTGGGACAGCTTGGCCTTCGCATACTGGATCTGGACGCCGCCGCCCAGCGTGATCATCGGGTTGATGCGGTAGGACACCGACGGCGAGAAATTATAGGTGCGCAGGTCGGAGCGGATGCCGTGATAGCGGCCGATCCAGTTGTCGCCGTAATCGGTCACCAGACCCCAGGGGCCGTTGGCCGACAGGCCGACCTTCAGATCGTCATTGATCGAATAGACGAAATAGCCGGCCGGGACGATGGCGTCCTGGGCGATGTCGCCCGGCGAGGCGTTGCCGCTGATCGAGGTGCCGCCGAGCCGCCGGGCGCGGGTGGCGCTGGCGCTGTCGACCTTCGACTTCACGATGACGCCGGTGGCGGTCTGGACCACTTCGATCCCGGTCACCAGCCCCATGGTCGCCGGATTGTAGAACATCGAGCTGGCGTCGCCGTTGCCGCCGGCGGTCACGCCGGCATAGGCGGTCCCCTGGCCGGATACGCTCTGCTCCTTCAACGCAAAACCAGCGGCGAAGGCCGTGGAGGCGGTCGCGATCGGCGCGGTCACCGCGATGGCGGCAGCGGCGGTCATCAGGCGTGTCTTGAGCGTCGTCGGAGACATTCGTTCCTTCCCCAAATTGTGTTATTGACGCAATGATACACGAACTGACGCTTACGTAAAGAGGGGCGCACCACTTTTTGTTGGCTCTACGAACAGCTTTGCGGAGCCTGTTGCAAATCGAAAGGGGGGAAAGGCGAATGCGCACAGGGCGTCATCCCCAACCGAAGGAGCTACTCCGGTTGGGGATGACGCCCTGTGGCGAAATGTCGCAGGAGATAATTGGGGGAGAAGGGCGGCGGCCGCCCTCCGTCAGGCGATCCAGGCGGTGGCGGCGGTGAACAACTCGCGCAGGATGTTGTGCTCGTCGGTCCAGACAAGCTTGGCGGTGATGACGATGGAGGCGACGACCAGCATTGGGCGCACGACTCGGGCGCCATTGCGGATCACCATGTGGGCGCCGGCCTGGGCGCCGATGTACTGCGCGACACCCATCAGCAGACCGACCGTCCACAGCACATGGCCGCCGGCGATGAAGAACAGCAGCGACGCCAGGTTGCTGGTCAGATTCAGCACCTTGGTGTGGGCGGTCGCCTTGCGCAGGTTGTAGCCGAGCAGGGAAACGAAGGCGATGGCGAAGAAGGTGCCGGTGCCCGGCCCGAAGAAGCCGTCATAGAAGCCGATGCCGGTGCCGATGCTGAGCGCGAAGGCGTGTTCGCCGATGCGCTGGTGAGCGTCGACGTCGCCGGCCTTGGGCGACAGCAGCAGATAGAGGGCGATGCCGATCAGCAGGATCGGGATGACGTCGCGCAGGAAGCTGGGGTCGAGCATCTGCACCAGCGTGGCGCCGGCGCCGGCGCCGACGAAGGTACAGAGGATCATGGTGCGCATCGCGCCGGGATGCACTTCGCCGCGGCGGACGAACTTGATGGTGGCAGACAATGATCCGAAGCTGGATTGCAGCTTGCCGGTCGCCAGAGCCTCGGCCGGGGACAGGCCGGCGGCCAGCAGAGCGGGGATGGTCAGCAGACCGCCGCCACCGGCGATCGAATCGACGAAGCCGGCCAGCAGACCGATGGCGAACAGGATGCCCAGCGCCTCGGGCGTCAGAAGGTCCATGATATGTGGGAAATCCGCGTGGGAGCCGCTTGCCGGCAAGGCCGGCTCATCCTCGCGACAGCCGGTGGGGCGGAATATCTACAATCAGCCGGCTCCACCGGCAAGCGCGGTTTCTACTGCGGCGTTCAGCGCCCGGACCCCGGCGCCCGGACCCTGGGGATGGCCCCAGACGGCGTTGACCACGGCCAGAAAATCGGCGCCTGCGGTGACCAGCGGCGCGCAATTGTCGGCGGTGATGCCGCCGATGGCGACGCAGGGGACCTCCATCAGCTCCGACCACCAGCTCAGCAGTTCCGGCTCGGCCTTGTACTCGGCCGTCTTGGTGGTGGTGGGGAAGAAGGCGCCGAA from Azospirillum sp. TSH100 carries:
- a CDS encoding OmpP1/FadL family transporter, with protein sequence MSPTTLKTRLMTAAAAIAVTAPIATASTAFAAGFALKEQSVSGQGTAYAGVTAGGNGDASSMFYNPATMGLVTGIEVVQTATGVIVKSKVDSASATRARRLGGTSISGNASPGDIAQDAIVPAGYFVYSINDDLKVGLSANGPWGLVTDYGDNWIGRYHGIRSDLRTYNFSPSVSYRINPMITLGGGVQIQYAKAKLSQASDFGASRLGRPGSLDVKSDMTGDDWGWGFTLGALIEPVKGTRVGLSYRSAVKHTLTGTISFTGLPASLAGALPSQSINADLTTPDIASIGLYHEVTDRWAVMADVQWTNWSRFRELRVNVANPALNSVTEEHWKDSWYYALGTSYKVTDKLTLRAGVAFDKGSVDVEYRTPRIPEQNRYWVSAGAGYQVTDSLRIDAAYSHVFIPKTSVALTDDLTGAEAGRGNLNVDYKSSIDLIGLQAKFTF
- a CDS encoding TSUP family transporter, which codes for MDLLTPEALGILFAIGLLAGFVDSIAGGGGLLTIPALLAAGLSPAEALATGKLQSSFGSLSATIKFVRRGEVHPGAMRTMILCTFVGAGAGATLVQMLDPSFLRDVIPILLIGIALYLLLSPKAGDVDAHQRIGEHAFALSIGTGIGFYDGFFGPGTGTFFAIAFVSLLGYNLRKATAHTKVLNLTSNLASLLFFIAGGHVLWTVGLLMGVAQYIGAQAGAHMVIRNGARVVRPMLVVASIVITAKLVWTDEHNILRELFTAATAWIA